In the Agrococcus sp. Marseille-Q4369 genome, one interval contains:
- the deoC gene encoding deoxyribose-phosphate aldolase: MTSTSAALAPAERAVQLLGSDLSEVALRQHLEGLPAVDAVGLEARAARFGTRSIKTSSKAAALDLAIRMIDLTTLQGADTRGKVRSLVAKALVPDANDPSTPRPAAVCVYGDMVGHAVEALGSAWSAGKDDGINVAAVATAFPAGRASIEVKLQDTRDAVAAGADEIDMVIDRGAFLEGSYGKVFDEIVLTKEACRRGDGSYAHLKVILETGELVTYDNVRRASWLSILAGGDFIKTSTGKVQPAATLPVTLLMLQVVRDWERLTGERIGVKPAGGISTAKDAIKHLVAVAETCGEAWLDPKLYRFGASSLLNDVLLQRQKLITGRYSGPDYVTID; encoded by the coding sequence GTGACATCGACCAGCGCAGCGCTCGCGCCCGCAGAGCGCGCCGTCCAGCTGCTCGGCAGCGACCTCTCCGAGGTCGCGCTGCGCCAGCACCTCGAGGGCCTGCCGGCCGTCGACGCGGTCGGGCTCGAGGCCCGCGCGGCGCGCTTCGGCACCCGCTCGATCAAGACCTCGTCGAAGGCGGCCGCGCTCGACCTCGCGATCCGCATGATCGACCTCACGACCCTGCAGGGCGCCGACACGCGCGGGAAGGTGCGCTCGCTCGTCGCGAAGGCGCTCGTGCCCGACGCGAACGACCCCTCGACGCCGCGGCCCGCCGCGGTGTGCGTCTACGGCGACATGGTCGGCCACGCCGTCGAGGCGCTCGGCTCGGCGTGGAGCGCCGGCAAGGACGACGGCATCAACGTCGCCGCCGTCGCGACCGCGTTCCCCGCCGGCCGCGCGAGCATCGAGGTCAAGCTGCAGGACACCCGCGATGCCGTCGCCGCAGGCGCCGACGAGATCGACATGGTCATCGACCGCGGCGCGTTCCTCGAGGGCAGCTACGGCAAGGTATTCGACGAGATCGTGCTGACGAAGGAGGCGTGCCGCCGTGGCGACGGCTCGTACGCGCACCTCAAGGTCATCCTCGAGACCGGCGAGCTCGTCACCTACGACAACGTGCGCCGCGCCTCGTGGCTCTCGATCCTCGCCGGCGGCGACTTCATCAAGACCTCGACCGGCAAGGTGCAGCCGGCGGCGACGCTGCCCGTCACGCTGCTCATGCTGCAGGTCGTGCGCGACTGGGAGCGGCTCACGGGGGAGCGCATCGGCGTGAAGCCCGCCGGCGGCATCTCGACCGCGAAGGACGCCATCAAGCACCTCGTCGCGGTCGCCGAGACGTGCGGCGAGGCGTGGCTCGACCCGAAGCTCTACCGCTTCGGCGCCTCGAGCCTGCTCAACGACGTGCTGCTGCAGCGCCAGAAGCTCATCACCGGCCGCTACTCCGGCCCCGACTACGTCACGATCGACTGA